From the Cervus elaphus chromosome 20, mCerEla1.1, whole genome shotgun sequence genome, one window contains:
- the CTSK gene encoding cathepsin K encodes MWGLTVLLLLPVVSFALYPEEILDTQWELWKKTYRKQYNSKVDEISRRLIWEKNLKRISIHNLEASLGVHTYELAMNHLGDMTSEEVVQKMTGLKVPASRSRSNDTLYTPDWEGRTPDSIDYRKKGYVTPVKNQGQCGSCWAFSSVGALEGQLKKKTGKLLNLSPQNLVDCVSENDGCGGGYMTNAFQYVQKNRGIDSEDAYPYVGQDENCMYNPTGKAAKCRGYREIPEGNEKALKRAVARVGPISVAIDASLTSFQFYRKGVYYDENCNSDNLNHAVLAVGYGIQKGNKHWIIKNSWGENWGNKGYILMARNKNNACGIANLASFPKM; translated from the exons ATGTGGGGGCTCACGGTTCTTCTACTGCTGCCTGTGGTGAGCTTTGCTCTATACCCCGAGGAGATACTGGACACCCAGTGGGAGCTATGGAAGAAGACCTACAGAAAGCAGTATAACAGCAAG GTGGATGAAATCTCTCGGCGTTTAATTTGGGAAAAAAACCTGAAGCGTATTTCCATCCATAATCTTGAGGCCTCGCTTGGTGTCCATACATATGAACTGGCCATGAATCACTTGGGGGACATG ACCAGTGAAGAAGTGGTTCAGAAGATGACTGGACTCAAAGTACCCGCTTCTCGTTCCCGCAGTAATGACACCCTCTATACCCCAGACTGGGAAGGCAGAACCCCAGACTCTATTGATTATCGGAAGAAGGGATACGTTACTCCTGTCAAAAACCAG GGTCAGTGTGGTTCCTGTTGGGCTTTTAGCTCTGTGGGTGCCCTGGAGGGCCAACTCAAGAAGAAAACCGGCAAACTCTTAAATCTGAGTCCACAGAACCTGGTGGATTGTGTGTCTGAGAATGATGGCTGCGGAGGGGGCTATATGACCAATGCCTTCCAGTATGTGCAGAAGAACCGGGGCATTGACTCTGAAGATGCCTACCCATATGTTGGACAG GATGAAAATTGTATGTACAATCCAACAGGCAAGGCAGCTAAGTGCAGAGGGTACAGAGAGAtccctgaaggaaatgaaaaagccCTGAAGAGGGCTGTAGCCCGAGTGGGACCCATCTCTGTGGCCATTGATGCAAGCCTGACCTCCTTCCAGTTTTACAGAAAAG GTGTGTATTATGATGAAAACTGCAATAGTGATAATCTGAACCACGCGGTTTTGGCAGTGGGATATGGGATCCAGAAGGGGAACAAGCACTGGATAATTAAAAACAG CTGGGGAGAAAACTGGGGAAACAAAGGCTATATTCTCATGGCCCGGAATAAGAACAACGCTTGTGGCATTGCCAACCTGGCCAGCTTCCCCAAGATGTGA